Proteins encoded in a region of the Peromyscus leucopus breed LL Stock chromosome 15, UCI_PerLeu_2.1, whole genome shotgun sequence genome:
- the Rd3 gene encoding protein RD3: MSLIPWLRWNDTPPRLSARSPAEMVLETLMMELAGQMREVERQQRERRSAARKVCTGVDYSWLASTPRPAYDLSPGERLQLEDVCAKIHPSYCGPAILRFRQLLAEREPEVQEVARLFRSVLQEALEKTKQEEEAHKLTRQWSLRPRGSLSSFKSRARIAPFASDIRTISEDVERDAPPPPRTWSMPEFRAPQAD; encoded by the exons ATGTCCCTCATCCCGTGGCTCCGGTGGAACGACACCCCACCCCGGCTGTCAGCCCGGAGCCCGGCGGAGATGGTGCTGGAGACGCTGATGATGGAGCTGGCTGGGCAGATGCGGGAGGTGGAGAGGCAGCAGAGGGAACGTCGCAGTGCGGCCAGGAAGGTCTGCACTGGCGTGGACtacagctggctggccagcacgcCCAGGCCTGCCTATGACCTCAGCCCTGGGGAGCGGCTGCAGCTGGAGGATGTATGTGCCAAGATCCACCCATCCTACTGTGGGCCTGCCATCCTCAG GTTCCGACAGCTGCTAGCCGAGCGGGAGCCCGAGGTGCAGGAGGTGGCGCGGCTCTTCCGCTCCGTGCTGCAGGAGGCCCTGGAGAAGacgaagcaggaggaggaagcccACAAGCTGACGCGCCAGTGGAGCTTGAGGCCCCGCGGCAGCCTGTCCTCCTTCAAGAGCCGAGCGCGCATCGCGCCTTTCGCCAGTGACATCCGGACCATCTCGGAGGACGTGGAGCGCgatgcgccaccgccaccacgcACCTGGAGCATGCCAGAGTTCAGGGCACCCCAGGCCGACTGA